CAAAGCACACCCCCGGCCCTTGGACGTTCGGCGTCAGGCGCGACAAGAGCATGTGGCTGTCGATCGGCGACCCGGCGAAAGGCCCGCATTACCAAGCGGACCTTTACGCTTCCGAAGACGATGCGCGCCTGATCGTCGCCGCGCCCGAATTGCTTCTGAATGAGCGCAAGAACCTTGCCACGATGCAGGTGTCTCGCCTTCGTCTGGCTGAATGCGGGAGGCCAACGGCCGAGCTTGATATCGCGATCGAGCAGACCGAAGCCATGATCGCCAAGGCCGAGGGTCGGCCATGACCCGCCCTATCCAATTCGCGTGCGACCCGGCTGCGCGGTACTGCGAATGCGGCCACTGCACTTTCCCGCCGGCGCGAAACATCGACCTGGACGCGCTCGCCAAAGCGAACCGCGATTTCAGCGCCGCCGCCTACTTCATGATCCTCCTGTTCGCCCTCCTCGCCTTCATGGCGATCGGCTTTGCGAACACCGAGGAGATCCACCGCAAAATCGTAGCCGAGAGGACCGTCTGATGACCGCTCCCGCAATCGAACACAGCATGCGCCGGCAGACCGAGGCGGCAAAGGCCCTCCTCGTCGATCTCCGCAACCAGGGCGCCGATGACGACGCCGACCTCGTCGCCGACACCATCGAGGGCGAAACGAACCTCATGGAAGCGATCGAGGAGGCAATCGCCGAACTCGACGAGTGCGATGTTCTCGTGACCGGCCTCAAGGCCAAGGAAAGCGACTTCGAGGCACGCCGCAAGGCGATCGAGAAGCGCGCCGAGCGCATCCGGGCCCTGATCGAACAGGCGATGCTGGCAACCGACCAGATGTCGATGAAGTTGCCGACGGCAACCCTGTCGCTTTCGAAGCGTGCGCCCGGCCTGATCGTCACCGACGAAGCCGATATCCCGGCCAAGTACTGGGTTGAGCAGCCCCGTCCAGCTCCGAAGCTCGACAAGAAAGCCCTCACCGCCGACCTGCGCGAGAAGGATGCCGCCCCTATCCCCGGCGCCACCCTCGACAACGGCTCTTTCTCTCTCACGGTCCGGAGGAAGTGACCATGAACGCTATCACCAAATACGACATGACTTCCAAGCAGGTCGCCCTGGTCAAGCAGACGATTGCCAAAGACTGCAATGACGACGAATTCAACCTCTACATGGAGGTTGCGCGCGCCAAGGGCCTCGACCCGTTCCTCGGCCAGATCATCCCCATGGTCTTCTCGAAGAAGGACGCCGCCAAGCGGAAGATGACAATCATCATCAGCCGTGACGGACAGCGCGTCATCGCCCAGCGCTGCGGTGACTACCGCCCCGCCAGCAAGCCGCCGACCTATGAATTCGACCCGTCGTTGAAAAGCCCTCTCAATCCGCAAGGCATCGTCTCGGTGACCGTCTACCTGTGGAAGCAGGATCCGAAGTCTGGCGAGTGGTACGAGGTCGCCGGTCAGTCGTTCTGGGAAGAGTTTGCCCCGATCAAAGATGAGTGGGCACAGA
The nucleotide sequence above comes from Ensifer sp. PDNC004. Encoded proteins:
- a CDS encoding siphovirus Gp157 family protein; its protein translation is MTAPAIEHSMRRQTEAAKALLVDLRNQGADDDADLVADTIEGETNLMEAIEEAIAELDECDVLVTGLKAKESDFEARRKAIEKRAERIRALIEQAMLATDQMSMKLPTATLSLSKRAPGLIVTDEADIPAKYWVEQPRPAPKLDKKALTADLREKDAAPIPGATLDNGSFSLTVRRK